In the genome of Arachis stenosperma cultivar V10309 chromosome 6, arast.V10309.gnm1.PFL2, whole genome shotgun sequence, the window GCGCTAAATGCCAAAATCAGCGTTTAGCGCCCCAGGTGGCAAAAATCTTCCAAACCTTACtgtctttctggcgttaaacgccaagctCGGCGTTTAGAGCCCTTCGAGGCAGAGAGCTCGCACATTTTATGAGGCACCTGGCGCTAAACGCCTAAGTCCGCGTTTAGCGCCAGCTTGACAGAATGGCTGCACGCAATCCAAAGTGTTTGGGCGCTAAACGCTAGATGCAGCGTTTAGCGCCAACTCAACAGAATCaaaattcttctcttttcttcaaCACAAGCTCTATCAAACTGATCCAAACTTCACCTGAAATAATCAAAACAATAGAACGattcaaagtagcatccaaataGGTTTCAAACACTAAAATCccaataaaactaaataaattcatatctaaaataataaaaaaataaagaaaaaatgctcacgcatcacaacaccaaacttgaattgttgcttgtcctcaagcaattAAAACAATATAGAACTGAGAAGTAAACTTGCCTAAGAATTGGGTCTTCAGTTAAGCTCCTATCCATTCACTGAGTGGGGTTGATGACATTGTGATCCTGAATAGTTTcggcatctcactatcctttgaaactcagaaAATGTCAATGTCCTTCAGAACTAGAActcggataatattatgaaccCTTTTCCTTTTTAACCTTTGATTAgtccttgaacacagctttttcttatcttttctttggTACTTTGCACCTTGAGCTTAGCCGTGACTtctaaatattttgtctcaagTTTAGCTTGACAAAAAAtaccacaagcatttaactgggaactctttgagttctaatttttctttttatatttccCAGTCAGTGGTGCTCTGAGCCTTTGGCATACTATTTATTTGCACTTGGTCTCAATTCTtagtgttttgtctcaagaattccttgacacattcacaccacaagcatgtgGCTAAGAAAaaaactctttgagcttttaatcacaTTTGATCTTTCTAGCCATtaatgctcagagccttggaccttgctctttagtttctttttttttgctgttTATTTTGCTTCAAGGACTAATTTCTCATTTAATTTAGAGAATCCATAATACTTGTGTAAATTTTTATACCTCAAGAATCAGCATTCTCAACTTCAAGATCAATTATGCACTATTCTTTGCGTACATTCAGAGCCACAGATaataccaccacatcaaagtaaATAAGAcaattcaaaatatataacTCTCAAGTTCTCATGTAATTACgtcacttttctttttctttttctttttctttttctttttctttttctttttcaagctCTATGAGCAATACATGAGACAACTTTTTGAAATAAGCATAAAATACTAAAGTAGTTAACTAAgctacaaaaacaagaaatactACTACTCATACAAAGGATTTaaacagaaaacagaaaataagatataataactgaaaaatagaaaataggaGAAATAACAGATAagaaactcaaccacctcagtcaTGGTGACTGCTCCCTCTCGAGAATCCTCTCCAAGCTCCAAAATCACGCATCAGTTCCTCCATCTCTCGCCGTTGGCTCTACTACGCTCCACCATCTGCTGAAGAAAGGCAGAGTGGCTCTTATGGTCTACCCTTAGCTAATCAATAAATGATGCTAGATGCCCAATGGATGGTCTCAGGTGCTTCTAATAATCTTGAGGAGGGAAATAATGACCTTGAGGTACCTCAAGCTGCTCTTATTGAGGAGGCAGAACTGGCTCCTGAGGCGGTGCTCGGGTATACTCCTTAGCATACTCCATACCCCTCCTAATGATCAGCCTCTCGATGTCAATGGGGGTGTCGCCATCAATGCGCACTTGAGGGGCGTCACATAGGCGGAAGATGATATGGGGAAAGGCCAGTCTGGCAGAAGTAGATGCCTTCGCGTCAAAGTTGTATAACTCCTGAGGGATCACGCGATGCATCTCTACCTTATTACCgagcataatgcagtgaatcatcactacTCGGTCAATGATAACCTCGGACCGGTTACTCATAGGGATGAAGAAGTACTGAATAAACTCCAGCCATCCCCTAGAAACTGGCCTCAGATCATGCCTCCCCAACTGGTATGGTTGCCCCTTAGCATTACGCCAACACTGTGCTCTAGGGAGGCATATGTCAGTGAGGATCTGGTCTAATCTCTGTTCACTATTGACCCTCCTAGTATAAGAGTAGGGGTTCTCTCTAGTCGGAGATAACTGAAATAGCTCCCTCACCCTCTCTGGACCAAACTCCAAGATCCTCCTTCTGACCATGGTGCGCCAGTTCTTTGGATTGGGGTTCATGCCCTTGAAATACTTGTAAGTCACCCAAGTATTGGCATAGAATTTCTAGACCATCAGATGTTCCACTGCAGTCACAGGGTTGCATAGAACTTCCCAACCACTCCTCTGAATCTGCTCCCGGATCTTTAGATACTCATCCGACTGTAAATCAAACTTCACTTtcgggatcactttcttcttgcTCAAACTGACTGGGTAGGGATGGGGGTGTAGGTGGGCCCAACATGTTtttaacttttcaaaaatttcacccttttcgaAGTAACCATTTCCGCGctgctggcgctaaacgcccacTTTAGCGTTTAGTGGCGTAgcgttttttaaaaaaaattgggaCCAGGGCTCGGCGCTAAACGCACAGGTCCCCGAGCGTTTAGCACCGAGCAAACATAAAGGTTTTTTAAGTTGGTGTCATTTCTAGCGCTAAACGCCCAGCTTGATGTTTAGCGCCATTGAGACAGTAGCTTTTTCTTGAAATTCGTATTTGTTGGCCCTAAACGCTCATGTTCGCGTTTAGCGCCAGTGTCGACATAAAAACTCCTAGGATTGTGTGCCATTttggcattaaatgcccagCTTGGCATTTACCACCACTCAAACAGAAAGTTTCCCTTGAAATTTGTGCCATTTCTAACGCTGAACACCCAACCTAGCGTTTAGCGCTAGAGCACCCGAATCTCTTCTTCCCCAGGGTGTTCTGTCTTCCCTTCTGATCCCTCCTGTTCCTGTTTCAAACACTTTGCATGaccacaaacataaataaaccaaggaaaactatgaataaaaattaaaagtaagtgaaaataaaaatgaacacAAAATCAAAGGAATAaggattgggttgcctcccaacaagcacttatttaacgtcactagcttgacggttgagGCGGGATTGATCATAGTGCTTCAACTCTTCACCTCTCACCGTGAATTGTCTCTCTGTGTCTTCATGGATTAGCTCAATAtgttcaagagaaaagattttGCTCACTGTTTGAGGCAACACTGGACTTTGAGTCAACACCACTTTCATCCCTGGTGAGAAATCTTTAATAGAGatcttcttatttctctgtCTCCTGGGCACTTTCTTCTTAGAAACTTCCTCCTTGGTGGATGTTGCacccccaacaccaaacttagggtTGATATCAGGGGCAATTGTATTGATTCCCATCAAAGGAGGTTTAAGCTGCAAACTCTATTTTACCTCATTAAGGGATTCTTGGAGACTTGGATCAGTGAACTCATTCTTTATACAAGTGCTTTCTTCATTTGAATGATCTATGGGTTTAAAAACCTTGAAGGTCAACTGCTCCTCATGCACCCTCAACACCAATTCACCTTCTTCCACATCAATCATAGCTCTCCATAGGAATGGTCTTTTTAGGATTATGGAGGCGTTTTCATCCTCCCCCATGATCTCCTTCTTTCTAGTATtcaaaaaattagttattttgaAGAGAACATggatatattttaaaatacatataatGTTGAAATGTGAATCTCTATTATagtaatatattaaaattattaaaattaagtttatattaataattgttaataataatataactaaggatagtattaaaaatataaaaaaatataacatttttttgttttcttgcttatggaaaaaaaatttagtggAACTGACATAAAATTTTTCTTTCCTtcctatttttttatatcaaaacaaaagaaattacaatttttcattcattttttttctctccaacTAAAATAGTATTAAGAACCTGTGATTTATGTAAGGCCCTTATAACCTAGTACAAATTAATATTTCCAATAAGATTGtttcttttaataaatatttaaagacaataaaaaaaaagtagatACATCCGTATCGCTGGTCCTCACTTAGAAGCCTATGATATATGTAAGGCATCAATAACTAGATTCAACTAACAATGTTCATAGTATCATAATGGTTGCACCGTATAGGAAATGGTATATTCAATGATGTATCGTAGAATCCTATTGCAACCATTGAATAAGGACAAGATTAATCAATTTATCTTTCAAAAAGTCCCCAATCATCATCCATGTGGAGCTATTTTTCAatctttatatttattaatatgcACAAGacatatatttttagtatattatctGTACTGTATCCCCTAAGATCTCGGGCAAAACTGAGTCATATCTCGACACGACCTATCATAAAAACGGCTCTATCTTAACAGAACGCTCTCATCAATCTCGCGATGAGATCAGGTGCTAAGATCTCGGACGAAACCAACTGCTAGCTCCACACTAAATTGGGCTATAAAATGACCATGGCATCAACGATAAAGCACACAGCAAATTCATTCCACAATAACATACTACCAAATAGCGTCCCGATCATACACACGCTTTTGTTTAAGTGATTCCTTTACTGACTTGGGCGTCGGAGTCCTTTTTGCAGGTACCACGCTCGGGTACGAGTTCACGAGGATATCCCCGGTTCGGCTCAAGTTATAAAGCATACCAAGCAACGAGGAGTTGACGTATAGCTCGGGAAGAGTATCGTTGATAGAACATTTGACGCTCACCGTGGGGCCAAAGAATTTAAATTCACCCCATcctgttattttaattttcataacTTATCCATATCTGCCTTGTACCCCTTTTTCTTTGCAAAAAAGGAAGCATGACTGATTTCTCCGAGACTCAGCAACATCCTCGAACCAAAGCCGACCTCATGGCCGCTAACACCGCCCTCCTAGCAGAAAATCAGTGGATGGCCGAGCTGTTAGCAGGAGTGCAGAATAACGGAGAACGGAAAGTCGATAGCAAAGAGACAAACACTGATCAGCACGAAGAGCATCAGTCAGAGTCCAACGTGAAGACTGGGGAAGCACCCCCCAAAACCGAAAGACAACGAACCAACCCGTTTTTTGAAGAAATAATGAATTTCAAAATGCCTAAGAATTGTACAGTCCCTATGACTCTAACACCATATAAGAGGATCGGATATCCTAGAGTTCATGTCACAAAATTCGAGTCTATGATGTTCCTCAATAGTGACTCCGATCCCATCCTGTGCCGATCTTTTCTAACCTTTTTAGATGGAGTCGCTTTATTATGGTTTTCTAATTTGCCTGCAGGATCCATAACCAGCTTTGACGAGTTCGCCAAGATGTTCATCAATCACTTCGCAGCATCCAAAATCTATGTGAGAGACTCGGACTACCTTAGCACAATTAAACAAGGGCAGCATGAAAGCCTAAAGGACTACATGACATGCTTTACAACAGCAGCTATGGATATCCTCAACCTTAATCCAAAAGTGCAGCTGCATGCCATTAAGAGTGGTCTCCGAGCTGGAAAATTCCAAGAAGCTATAGCTGTGGCAAAACCGAAAACATTAGAGGAGTTCCGGGACAAAGCCACTAGACAAATCGAAATAGAGGAATTACGTGAAACTCGAAGGAACAAAAGACTACTATCACGGAAGGAAAAAGACAAGCTGTACAGGTCTCATAACAAAGACTCCAAAAAACCTTTTAAACTAACTCCAAAATTTGATACATATACTAGGTTTAACACCAGAAGAGAGGACATCATTAAAGAGATACTGCGCAACAAACTCATAAAGCCACCAAGCAAAGCAGGAACATACAAAAGCAAACACTGCACATTCCACCAAAAATTCGGGCACACCACTGATGAATGCGTAGTAGCTAAGGACCTACTGGAGCGGTTAGCAAGATAGGGACTATTGGATAAATATGTTAGCTCTAGAAGTCGAAAAGAGCCAACCAAGGATACGGTATGACTCAGATCACAGAGCAAAAGAAACATGGCATAGCCTGGTAGAGATCCATGCCTCCAAAGGAGTCCTAAACTACATATCAGGTGGCTTTGCTAGAGGCAGAGGAACTAACACAGCCAGGAAAAGGAGTTATCAAACTATGATGGCAATGGAAGGATCTCATCAGAGCCCACCAGTTCCGACCTCAGccgcctgatgagcggataatttgtatgctttttggcattgtttttagtatgttttcagtatcttttagttagtttttagtatatttttattagtttttaattaaaattcacttttctggactttactatgagtttgtgtgtttttctgtgatttcaggtattttctgactgaaattgagggtcctgagcaaaaatctgatccagagactgaaaaggactgcagatgctgttggattctgacctccctgcactcgaagtggattttctggagctacagaagcccaattggcgcgctctcaacggcattggaaagtagacatcctgggctttccagcaatatataatagtccatactttgcccaagatttgatggcccaaaccggcgctcaaagtcacctacagaaattccagcgttaaacgccggaactggcataaaatttggagttaaacgcccaaactggcatgaaagctggcgtttaactccagaaaaggtctctacacgaaatcccttcattgctcagcccaagcacacaccaagtgggcccggaagtggatttttctgtcatttactcaattctgtaaaccttaggacactagtttactacttataggatcttttgacattgtatccgtaccttatgacctcataacattttgtacacgtttacttccacagtatgagtctctaaaccccatggttgggggtgaggagctctgctgtgtcttgatggattaatgcaattactactgtttcttattcaatcatgcttgcttccattctaagataacacttgttcttaatccggatgaatgtgatgatccgtgacaatcatcatcattctcaaccatgaacatgtgcctgacaaccacctctgttctatcttagattgagtagttatctcttgggttctttaatcggaatcttcgtggtataggtaggacctgatggcagcattcaagagaatccggaaggtctaaaccttgtctgtggtattctgagtaggattcaatgattgaatgactgtgacgtgcttcaaacctgtaacctactgggcgttagtgacagacgcaaaagagtgattctattccggtaggggagggaaccaaaccggtgattggcagcactgtgacagagtgcgtgcattagctttcactgcgcggatgggaggtagctgctgacaacagtgaaaccctatacgagcttgccatggaaggagacttgcgtgtttgatgaagaagacagtaggaaagcagagattcagaagatggagcatctccaaacctcaacctattctccattactgcaaaacaagtaaccatttcatgttcttttgcttttcacaatcaatcctgataatttctgatatcctgactaagatttacaagataaccatagcttgattcaagccgacaatctccgtgggatcgacccttgctcacgcaaggtattacttggacgacccagtgcacttgctggttagttgtgcgggattgcaaaagtgttattgcaatttcgtgcaccaagtttttggcgccgttgccggggattgttcgagtttggacaactgacggtttgtcttgttgcttagattaggactgttctctttttgttggtttagagtcttttagttgagtctagttttacattctaagtttggtgtcaattgcacgctttttgtttttcttcttttaattttcgaatttttctggttcttagtccctttttgattcataaaagttctaagtttggtgtcctctttgtgtttttctctttaaaattttcgaaaaaattagtgtttgattttctaaaattttaagtttggtgtctttttgtgtttttctctttcctctttttaagaatcaaatctctctcataaaaattttttcaatcatatcttcttaattgctgttttcaaaatctttttctttactaattgattcagttctcaatttgctttgatcttattttatttttaattttcgaattttattttatttttcttttattttattttaaatttcttttttttcggttacttaaaaaaaaaatataaacaaaatttatctctttgcaattattctcatttcccttttgtccattatggacttaagtggaattaatcagtccaagaggactctggggtcctatgccaaccccagtacagctgcatatgggagtagcatctgtgtacctcccatcaaagcaagcagctttgagctaaatcctcaactcattatcatagtgcagcaaaattgccagtattccggtcttccagaggaagaacccactgagtttctggcacagttcttacaaattgctgacacaatacatgataaagaggtagatcaggatgtctacagactgttactgtttccatttgctgtaaaagatcaagcaaaaaggtggttgaataaccaacctacagcaagcataaagacatggaaacagttatcagaaaaattcctgaatcatttttaccctccaaaaaggatgacacagctaaggctggacatccaaggctttaaacaagaggataatgaatccctttatgatgcctgggagaggtatagaggtatgctcagaaaatgtccctctgaaatgttttcagagtgggtacagttagcattttctactatgggcttacagaaaaagctcagatgtctttagaccactcggctggtggatctatacacatgaggaagacaattgaagaagctcaagagcttatagacattgttgctagaaaccattacttatattctagcaaggaattcgttccacaagaagaggtcatggcagtagtcaatgatcctgatcctcaagaacagatgaataagcttaatcaacaattgctcctgatgacagaacagttagcagaatttaaagaaatgctccatgatactaaggttgctaacaagagcatagaactgcagttgaatcaagcaaaacagcaaatatctaaacaaataacagaagaatgtcaagcagttcaactgaggagtgggaaaacactgaatgccactgctcaaaagagcaagaagtcaattaaggaacagttgacagtggatgaccaagccactgttcaaaatccctctgaggacagtaagagcccagagaggaatattattggcgttcaaacgccagaaagggaaggaaagttggcgttaaacgcccattccttgcccagttctggcgttcaaacgccagaaaagggggagaagttggcgtttaacgcccaaacttcatccactcctggcgttcaaacgcccaaggagaatcaggcacctgagagttctgatgattatccccctaacaaggcctcttcaaccatttctgtaaggaataaacctgcagcatctaaggttgaagaatatcaagccaagatgccttatcctcagaaactccgcaaagcggaacaggataagcaatttgcccgctttgcagactatttaaggactcttgaaataaagattccgtttgcagaggcacttgagcaaataccttcttatgctaaattcatgaaagaaattttaagccataagaaggattggagagaaactgaaaaagtgtttctcactgaagaatgcagtgcagtcattctaaaaagcttaccagaaaagcttcaagatcctggaagctttctgataccatgcacattggaaggcacttgcaccaagatagctttatgtgatcttggagcaagcatcaatctaatacctgcatccactatcagaaagcttgggttgattggagaagtcaaaccaaccaggatatgcctccaacttgctgatggctccattaaacacccatcaggcataatagaggacatgattgtcaaggttgggccatttgcctttccaactgactttgtggtgctggaaatggaggagcataaaagtgcaactctcattctaggaagacctttcctagccactggacgaactctcattgatgtacaaaagggggaagtaaccttgagagtcaatgaggaggagttcaagttgaatgctgtaaaagctatgcagcatccagacacacaagaggactgcatggacgttgacattattgattctctggtagaagagatcaatatggctgaaagtctagagtcagagcttgaggacatcttcaaagatgctcaaactgatcaggaagagccagaggaggcaaaggaattttcaaaaattcctcaggaggaggataagcctcccaagcctgaactcaaaccattaccatcatccttgaaatatgcatttctgggagagggtgacacttttccagtgattataagctctgctttaaattcacaggaagaggaagcactgattcaagtgctaaggacacacaagacagctcttgggtggtccataagtgatcttaagggcattagcccagctagatgcatgcacaagatcctattggaggataatgccaaaccagtggttcaaccacagaggaggctaaatcctgccatgaaggaggtggtgcagaaagaggtccataaattactagaggctgggattatttatcctatttctgatagcccctgggtgagccctgtccaagttgttcccaaaaagggaggcatgacagtggttcataatgaaaaaaatgaactggttcccacaaggacagtcacagggtggcgcatgtgtattgactacagaaggctcaatacagccaccagaaaggatcattttcctttaccattcatagaccaaatgctagaaagactagctggccatgattattactgctttttggatggctattcaggctacaaccaaattgcagtagatcctcaggaccaagagaagacagcattcacatgcccttctggcgtgtttgcctatagaaggatgccttttggtctgtgcaatgcacctgcaacctttcagaggtgcatgctctctatcttctcagatatggtagagaaatttctggaagtcttcatggatgacttttcagtatatggagactcatttagctcctgtcttaaccacttatcacttgtcctgaaaagatgccaagagactaacctggttttaa includes:
- the LOC130934483 gene encoding uncharacterized protein LOC130934483; the protein is MTDFSETQQHPRTKADLMAANTALLAENQWMAELLAGVQNNGERKVDSKETNTDQHEEHQSESNVKTGEAPPKTERQRTNPFFEEIMNFKMPKNCTVPMTLTPYKRIGYPRVHVTKFESMMFLNSDSDPILCRSFLTFLDGVALLWFSNLPAGSITSFDEFAKMFINHFAASKIYVRDSDYLSTIKQGQHESLKDYMTCFTTAAMDILNLNPKVQLHAIKSGLRAGKFQEAIAVAKPKTLEEFRDKATRQIEIEELRETRRNKRLLSRKEKDKLYRSHNKDSKKPFKLTPKFDTYTRFNTRREDIIKEILRNKLIKPPSKAGTYKSKHCTFHQKFGHTTDECVVAKDLLERLAR